The Coffea eugenioides isolate CCC68of chromosome 8, Ceug_1.0, whole genome shotgun sequence genome has a segment encoding these proteins:
- the LOC113779677 gene encoding uncharacterized protein At1g32220, chloroplastic: protein MVMSLSYAPPAAISTAPSSSSSSCLASSRALLPTSRTFHFPRVSHSGSHRAGIRCRYAGAGIKENVNPGTIDVVADVKTERVVVLGGSGFVGSAICKAAVSKGIEVISLSRSGRPSYTGSWVDQVTWKSGDVFYVNWDEVLVGATTVVSTLGGFGSEEQMLRINGEANVVAVNAAKDFGISKFILISVHDYNLPSFLLNSAYFTGKRKAESEVLSKYPNSGVVLRPAFIYGKRKVDGLEIPLDFIGKPLDNFLSATENFIKPLSSLPGSDLLLAPPVSVDDVAYAVINAIGDDDFFGVFTIEQIKEAAAAIRS from the exons ATGGTGATGTCGCTTTCATACGCTCCACCTGCTGCCATATCCACAGCTCCatcatcttcttcctcttcttgtcTTGCTAGCAGCAGGGCTCTTCTTCCCACTTCTCGTACCTTTCATTTTCCCCGCGTTAGCCACTCTGG CTCACATAGGGCTGGAATTAGATGTAGGTATGCAGGTGCTGGCATAAAAGAGAACGTCAATCCTGGCACTATTGATGTTGTGGCTGATGTCAAGACTGAGCGA GTTGTAGTATTAGGAGGTAGCGGTTTTGTTGGTTCTGCAATATGCAAAGCTGCTGTATCCAAGGGTATAGAGGTCATAAGTCTTAGCAG GTCAGGACGCCCTTCTTACACAGGGTCATGGGTAGATCAGGTCACATGGAAGTCAG GGGATGTTTTTTATGTTAACTGGGATGAAGTGCTTGTTGGGGCCACTACAGTTGTTTCAACTCTTGGTGGCTTTGGCAGTGAGGAACAAATGCTAAGAATTAATGGCGAGGCTAATGTCGTGGCAGTTAATGCTGCTAAAGATTTTG GGATCTCTAAGTTCATCTTAATATCGGTGCATGATTATAATCTGCCATCCTTCCTACTTAATTCGGCATACTTCACTGGAAAGAGAAAAGCGGAGTCTGAGGTTCTCTCAAAGTATCCAAACTCAG GTGTTGTGTTGAGACCTGCTTTCATCTATGGAAAGAGGAAGGTTGATGGCCTTGAGATACCTCTAGATTTTATAGGGAAACCACTTGACAATTTTCTTAGTGCTACGGAAAACTTTATTAAACCTTTGAGCTCTCTGCCTGGCTCTGATTTGCTCTTGGCTCCACCAGTCAGTGTAGATGATGTCGCCTATGCAGTGATAAATGCTATCGGAGATGATGACTTTTTTGGAGTATTCACTATTGAGCAGATAAAGGAAGCAGCGGCTGCCATTAGAAGCTGA
- the LOC113780032 gene encoding beta-amyrin 28-monooxygenase-like has protein sequence MAMFCGAEGNKFIFTNDNKLVFPWFPKSLSLVLFAEFFENSSRKLSTPRRRFQYNSLKHEVLKQYIPVIPVIDQTAREHIEKEWAPNQEVKVLPPMKKYTFSLACFIFMNIAEAEKIKKLADPFDIVSKGLRLSLPINLPGFAFKGAIKAAKVVREQLVKIMRERKEELMKNKGKEVQPDSLTQMLLYTDEDGQFMSEIEIGINIMGLLLAKYESTSNHGSPYLERRGSV, from the coding sequence ATGGCAATGTTTTGTGGTGCAGAAGGGAACAAGTTCATCTTCACAAATGACAACAAACTTGTATTCCCATGGTTCCCTAAATCACTATCATTGGTATTATTTGCTGAATTTTTCGAGAATAGCTCAAGGAAATTATCCACTCCAAGGCGTAGATTTCAGTATAACAGTCTCAAGCATGAAGTTTTGAAGCAATACATCCCCGTCATCCCCGTCATCGATCAAACTGCTCGCGAACATATTGAAAAAGAATGGGCTCCAAATCAAGAAGTCAAAGTACTGCCTCCGATGAAAAAGTACACATTCAGTTTGGCATGTTTTATATTCATGAATATTGCAGAAGCAGAGAAAATTAAGAAGTTGGCTGATCCTTTCGATATTGTCAGCAAGGGACTTCGTCTATCATTGCCGATTAATTTGCCTGGCTTTGCTTTCAAGGGCGCAATCAAAGCTGCAAAAGTGGTGCGTGAACAGCTGGTGAAGATCATGCGGGAGAGAAAGGAGGAGCTAATgaagaataaaggaaaagaaGTCCAACCAGACAGTTTGACACAAATGCTTCTTTATACAGACGAAGATGGCCAATTTATGAGTGAAATAGAGATCGGAATCAACATAATGGGTTTGTTGTTGGCCAAGTATGAATCAACCAGCAATCATGGTTCGCCATATCTGGAACGGAGGGGATCGGTATGA